Proteins encoded together in one Capricornis sumatraensis isolate serow.1 chromosome 3, serow.2, whole genome shotgun sequence window:
- the TMEM37 gene encoding voltage-dependent calcium channel gamma-like subunit: MTALGVQAQRLLGQRRPHRSFLECFTRALIILCTSLAVVLSSISICDGEWLLADDRLFGLWRFCTASNQTELHCLRDLSQAQVPWLASGMAVARVVATLAVVVAIFGLEFLIVSQVCEDSLAWRKWALGSTLLLISFILSFGGLLSFLVLLRSQVTLLGLTLMFWSDFTASFLLFLNAISGLHINSITHINNNMHPWGLPTKV, encoded by the coding sequence GCACAGAGGCTGCTGGGCCAAAGGAGGCCCCACCGGTCCTTCCTTGAGTGCTTTACCCGAGCCCTCATCATCCTGTGCACCTCCCTGGCTGTGGTCCTCTCCTCCATATCAATCTGCGATGGCGAATGGCTCCTGGCAGATGACCGCCTCTTCGGACTGTGGCGCTTCTGCACTGCCTCCAACCAGACGGAGCTGCACTGCCTCCGAGACCTGAGTCAGGCCCAGGTGCCCTGGCTGGCCTCGGGCATGGCTGTGGCCCGCGTCGTGGCCACCCTGGCCGTGGTGGTCGCCATCTTTGGCCTGGAGTTTCTCATAGTGTCCCAAGTGTGCGAGGACTCCCTCGCTTGGCGGAAGTGGGCTCTGGGCTCCACCCTCCTACTCATCTCATTCATCCTCTCCTTTGGGGGCCTCCTGAGCTTCCTGGTCCTTCTCAGGAGCCAGGTTACGCTCTTGGGCCTCACCCTGATGTTCTGGAGTGACTTCacagcttccttccttctcttcctgaatGCTATCAGTGGCCTGCACATCAACAGCATCACCCACATCAACAACAACATGCATCCCTGGGGCCTGCCTACAAAAGTTTAG